One Desmodus rotundus isolate HL8 chromosome 4, HLdesRot8A.1, whole genome shotgun sequence DNA segment encodes these proteins:
- the C4H10orf71 gene encoding cardiac-enriched FHL2-interacting protein yields the protein MQGNKKYMDGFSDSSSIGSVLDDADREVSSLTDRAFRSLCISEDTSFSDSDLALSPDISRQVFGNFHQETVSHTHRKSGIWSQLPSQGTEHSGWAATFQQLPKYVQGEEKYPKSSPTLTPAQRRLEVPVPGLRNSNKPISKVSSLIKSFDRTESQQCDSRPPTNKPPAIKNPPQFAPLPESGVNFCFDSAFLTVRRVPAEVSSTHQNSHQPCRKHTGQGSPKSPEMTCQGSSSFLPTPENIPNSLESKFPSPPQKPAMGEPGRSKEWARKGTFLHSENSAFKSWSTHQPRLLERKDPTEAVPENKSPKHYEDTPLLRESQAPEHKVSPCQLCANCGQEENRMAAGALSTSGPWRSRDPGVQVFFMEEKTSSSKPDQVKSTQPPWRKPKTHKGGKESAQDASEDKQNSRGPALYTKHNPQGQFPENDALDNAVDPNDGYNPPFNISELLTPIIHTKHVLDSSNSPPVEITPLPPGQQNGYQEKEPGECPSQDSYKSKAPSLLFNLKDVRKHVKSTYSSPSPLLKGLNEKTRDKQEPVINGVLPNGLEESSAKELSKERPADPPSLSHASTQKDPKADPGATSADNYLTLSSPPAVAKAPFCVNGEAADQDSYEKDATKENSDLGAARSSWCPDSREHCPKKHLSLKLCSREPEAERPEQQLKTASLENGFSRSVSQETESEREEGLQNPNFSQKFSPGPLSPEEEDVFYSDSQSDFMPGLKSKAKFSTSSSDQSFASFEDQQKTWFTESQWEDRRNDMSTSDSQKDEKEKVLGKDELQYCALGNGHTCIEEQSEGDVLQGEEKSVSGERSRKPLREEDSFRGTWIGGSKDAALSHAKDLTPSPSSTSNKHILFAIKDNTLRATPVIKPIMLPLLRALSSEDPLGSGYKEKELSRPGLGDDAGLCAPRSQEMPSTLTPTVCVKGPHLKHVACKGTEENRWVSNVARMETKGNISSILLAAEGEGLKPTPDTTWKVVIDGKSNSTDQGKLEVPKCIPMISLPESDLQDQPPPQQLRTSWEEQTQDFQGHFLSTPKAGPPGRRLAPGEMATSPNTSSLEDSSTYSPATSSVWDDASQGPSELGLMLGEPSRASPWANHSPARVARREDLTHVFMCEASSDPQIEPSAEDLRTLSPRGSLLDAATSSAVLPEKAEPSAHLERMAAKPPAVPPKTEKALRRAKKLASKRRKTDQAQEIHGKPQEEKSCLEDSGHRPWSLGDRLLPRFPAIRALPPPMHRHSVSTFSEPIRQPGEPQSFMPLLPYPASQKVLQDPQSGEYFVFDLPLQVKIKTFYDPETGKYVKVPIPSSEEGSAKSPLPDVLTTPYILYPGIRPLPATALIPLRCSSQLSAPTFLRQGPGTTEAACSGPQSTHNADPQPTPGPHGNHTEHTAGQAASEPPQIPGEEGVDTPSLSIISTNDLEDFATEGIS from the coding sequence ATGCAAGGGAACAAGAAGTACATGGATGGATTCAGCGACTCCTCAAGCATCGGCAGTGTGCTGGATGATGCAGACAGGGAGGTTAGCAGCCTCACAGACCGGGCATTTCGGAGTTTGTGCATCTCAGAAGACACATCTTTCAGTGACTCTGACCTGGCCCTGTCCCCAGATATCAGCCGCCAGGTGTTTGGGAATTTTCACCAGGAAACAGTGAGCCACACCCACAGAAAAAGCGGCATTTGGAGCCAGTTACCATCGCAAGGCACAGAGCATTCAGGCTGGGCAGCCACGTTCCAACAGCTACCTAAATATGTTCAAGGTGAGGAAAAGTATCCCAAAAGCAGCCccacactgacaccagcccagagGAGACTGGAGGTGCCAGTTCCTGGCCTGAGGAATAGCAACAAGCCTATTTCCAAAGTGTCCTCACTAATTAAATCTTTTGACAGGACTGAGAGCCAACAATGTGATAGCAGGCCTCCTACCAACAAGCCTCCAGCTATCAAAAATCCCCCCCAATTTGCTCCTCTTCCAGAGAGTGGTGTAAACTTCTGCTTTGATTCTGCCTTTTTGACTGTGAGGAGGGTACCTGCAGAAGTCTCCAGCACCCATCAGAATAGCCACCAGCCCTGTAGAAAGCATACAGGGCAGGGGTCCCCCAAAAGTCCTGAAATGACCTGTCAGGGCTCTAGTAGCTTCCTCCCGACACCTGAAAACATACCTAACTCATTGGAGTCCAagttcccctctccaccccagaaACCAGCCATGGGAGAGCCTGGAAGAAGCAAGGAGTGGGCTCGCAAAGGCACCTTCCTTCACAGTGAAAACAGTGCTTTCAAGTCATGGAGCACCCACCAACCAAGGCTGCTGGAAAGAAAGGATCCTACTGAGGCTGTCCCTGAAAACAAATCACCCAAACACTATGAGGACACACCCTTGTTAAGAGAATCCCAGGCCCCTGAGCACAAAGTCTCTCCCTGCCAACTCTGTGCCAACTGTGGTCAAGAAGAGAACAGGATGGCAGCAGGAGCTCTCTCCACATCTGGACCCTGGAGATCTAGGGACCCAGGAGTTCAAGTATTCTTTATGGAGGAAAAAACTTCCAGCTCAAAACCTGACCAGGTGAAGTCAACCCAGCCCccatggagaaaaccaaagactcacaaaggagggaaagaaagtgcACAAGATGCTTCAGAAGATAAGCAGAACAGCAGAGGCCCAGCCTTGTACACAAAGCACAATCCCCAAGGGCAATTTCCAGAAAATGATGCTCTTGACAATGCTGTAGACCCCAATGATGGTTATAATCCTCCTTTTAATATCAGTGAGCTTCTGACCCCCATCATACACACCAAACATGTCCTGGATTCATCCAATAGCCCACCAGTAGAGATAACCCCATTACCCCCAGGGCAGCAGAATGGATACCAAGAGAAGGAGCCTGGTGAGTGTCCATCTCAGGATAGCTACAAATCCAAAGCCCCTAGCCTGCTGTTCAACCTCAAGGATGTGCGTAAGCACGTTAAGAGCACATACAGTAGTCCCTCACCTCTCTTAAAAGGCCTCaatgagaaaaccagagacaagCAAGAACCTGTGATCAATGGTGTCCTTCCCAATGGGCTTGAGGAAAGTTCCGCAAAGGAGCTTTCTAAGGAGAGACCAGCTGACCCTCCTTCTCTATCACATGCCAGTACCCAGAAGGACCCTAAAGCTGATCCTGGTGCAACCTCTGCAGACAACTATTTAACCCTTAGCTCACCTCCAGCTGTCGCCAAAGCCCCCTTCTGTGTCAATGGGGAGGCTGCCGACCAGGACAGCTATGAGAAGGATGCCACCAAAGAAAATTCAGATTTGGGTGCTGCCAGGTCCAGCTGGTGTCCAGACTCCAGGGAACATTGCCCCAAGAAGCACCTGTCCCTGAAGCTTTGCAGCAGAGAGCCTGAGGCAGAGAGGCCTGAGCAGCAACTGAAGACTGCCAGCCTAGAGAATGGGTTCTCAAGATCTGTCTCTCAAGAGACAGAATCCGAGAGAGAGGAGGGACTTCAGAATCCAAATTTCAGCCAGAAATTCTCCCCTGGGCCCCTTTCTCCTGAGGAGGAAGATGTGTTTTACAGTGACAGCCAGTCTGATTTTATGCCAGGCCTCAAAAGTAAGGCCAAATTCAGCACCAGCTCTTCAGATCAGTCCTTTGCCTCATTTGAGGATCAGCAAAAGACGTGGTTTACTGAGAGCCAGTGGGAAGACAGGAGGAATGACATGAGTACAAGTGACAGTCAgaaggatgagaaagagaaagtgctGGGCAAAGATGAGCTACAGTACTGTGCCCTTGGTAATGGGCACACATGCATTGAGGAGCAGAGCGAGGGGGATGTATtgcaaggagaggagaaaagtgTGTCTGGAGAGAGATCCAGGAAGCCATTGAGGGAGGAAGATAGTTTCAGAGGCACTTGGATTGGGGGAAGTAAGGATGCAGCCCTCTCACATGCCAAAGACCTTACCCCCTCACCATCTTCCACTTCAAACAAGCACATACTGTTTGCAATCAAAGACAACACCCTCAGGGCCACCCCTGTGATAAAACCCATCATGCTGCCCCTTCTGAGGGCCTTGTCCTCAGAGGACCCACTGGGCAGTGGTTACAAAGAGAAGGAATTGTCAAGGCCAGGCTTGGGAGATGATGCTGGTCTTTGTGCCCCCAGGAGCCAGGAAATGCCCAGCACCCTGACACCCACTGTCTGCGTGAAGGGCCCACACTTAAAGCATGTGGCCTGCAAGGGCACAGAGGAAAACAGGTGGGTGTCCAATGTGGCCAGGATGGAGACAAAGGGGAATATCTCATCTATTCTGCTTGCAGCAGAGGGTGAAGGGCTGAAGCCAACCCCAGATACCACATGGAAAGTTGTGATTGATGGCAAGAGCAATTCTACAGACCAGGGGAAGCTGGAGGTTCCAAAGTGCATCCCCATGATCTCTTTGCCTGAAAGTGACTTACAAGACCAGCCACCCCCACAGCAGCTGAGGACCTCTTGGGAAGAACAGACACAAGATTTCCAAGGTCACTTTTTGTCTACACCCAAAGCAGGACCCCCAGGGAGAAGACTGGCCCCTGGTGAGATGGCAACTTCCCCCAACACCAGCTCTCTGGAGGACAGCAGCACATACTCCCCTGCCACCAGCAGTGTTTGGGATGATGCTTCTCAGGGCCCCAGTGAACTGGGCCTGATGCTAGGGGAGCCTTCCCGTGCCAGTCCCTGGGCCAACCACAGCCCTGCCAGGGTTGCCCGCAGGGAGGACTTGACACATGTTTTCATGTGTGAAGCCAGTTCTGACCCCCAGATTGAGCCATCAGCAGAAGACCTCAGGACACTCTCTCCAAGAGGTTCATTGCTAGATGCGGCCACCAGCTCAGCAGTCCTCCCTGAAAAAGCAGAGCCTTCTGCTCACCTAGAAAGAATGGCGGCCAAGCCACCAGCAGTCCCACCCAAAACAGAAAAGGCCCTGAGGCGGGCAAAGAAGCTGGCAAGCAAGAGGAGAAAGACTGACCAGGCACAGGAAATACATGGCAAACCCCAGGAGGAAAAGTCCTGTCTGGAAGactcagggcacaggccctggTCCCTTGGAGACAGGCTACTGCCCAGGTTCCCTGCCATCCGTGCCCTGCCCCCTCCTATGCACCGCCACTCAGTGTCCACCTTCTCAGAGCCAATCAGGCAGCCTGGGGAGCCCCAGTCCTTCATGCCCCTACTCCCTTACCCTGCCAGCCAGAAGGTCCTCCAAGACCCCCAATCAGGAGAATACTTTGTCTTCGATCTGCCACTTCAGGTGAAAATCAAAACCTTCTATGACCCAGAGACAGGCAAATATGTCAAGGTTCCCATCCCATCTTCTGAGGAGGGGTCCGCCAAGTCACCCCTGCCAGATGTGCTTACTACCCCCTACATACTCTACCCTGGCATCCGACCCCTGCCTGCAACTGCCTTGATACCATTGCGCTGTTCCTCTCagctctctgcccccaccttcctTAGGCAGGGCCCTGGTACCACTGAGGCAGCCTGCTCTGGGCCCCAGAGTACCCACAATGCTGACCCTCAGCCAACCCCTGGGCCTCATGGCAACCACACCGAGCACACTGCAGGCCAGGCTGCCAGTGAGCCTCCCCAGATTCCAGGAGAGGAAGGAGTAGATACTCCAAGCCTGAGCATCATCTCCACCAATGATCTAGAGGACTTTGCCACAGAAGGAATTTCTTGA